One region of Saliniramus fredricksonii genomic DNA includes:
- a CDS encoding pyridoxal phosphate-dependent aminotransferase yields MSFDPAQSSPAIAARVQRVAPFLAMDVLARAAEKERRGDSVVHMEVGQPGAPAPLAVREAAKAAIDTGRIGYTEALGLAALRARIARHYRDAYGVEVGPERIAVTTGSSAGFVLAFLAMFEPGDRVAITAPGYPAYRNIFEALGVEVVTIPLEKADGYVMTARAVRAAHAHKPLKGVLAMSPANPSGTMIGRAGLADLGAACREAGIWFVSDEIYHGLTYDAPAQTALAVDPDAVIVNSFSKYYCMTGWRIGWLVLPPALVRPVEVLAQSLYISAPYISQVAAIAAFEATDELEVIKAGYARNREILLEALPRIGITDMHPVDGAFYVYADIARFTNDSLDFCKRMLDEAGIAATPGLDFDPAEGAHHMRLSFAGTEEDCREGMRRLGAWLG; encoded by the coding sequence ATGTCCTTCGATCCCGCGCAATCATCGCCCGCCATCGCTGCCCGCGTGCAGCGGGTCGCGCCCTTCCTTGCCATGGATGTGCTCGCGCGCGCCGCCGAGAAGGAGCGGCGGGGTGATTCGGTGGTGCATATGGAAGTCGGGCAGCCGGGCGCGCCGGCGCCACTGGCCGTGCGCGAAGCCGCCAAGGCCGCGATCGATACGGGGCGGATCGGCTATACCGAGGCGCTCGGCCTCGCGGCCCTGCGCGCGCGGATCGCGCGCCATTATCGCGACGCCTATGGGGTCGAGGTCGGGCCGGAGCGGATCGCGGTGACGACGGGCTCCTCGGCGGGTTTCGTGCTCGCCTTTCTCGCCATGTTCGAACCCGGCGACCGTGTCGCCATCACCGCACCCGGCTATCCGGCCTATCGCAACATCTTCGAGGCGCTGGGCGTCGAGGTGGTAACCATTCCGCTGGAGAAGGCGGATGGTTACGTGATGACGGCGCGGGCGGTGCGCGCGGCGCATGCGCACAAGCCGCTCAAGGGCGTGCTGGCCATGAGCCCTGCCAATCCGTCGGGCACCATGATCGGGCGCGCCGGGCTCGCCGATCTGGGGGCGGCCTGTCGCGAGGCGGGGATCTGGTTCGTCTCCGACGAGATCTATCACGGGCTGACCTATGACGCGCCGGCGCAGACCGCGCTCGCCGTCGATCCCGATGCGGTGATCGTCAACAGCTTCTCGAAATATTATTGCATGACCGGCTGGCGCATCGGCTGGCTGGTGTTGCCGCCGGCTCTGGTGCGCCCGGTCGAGGTGCTGGCGCAAAGCCTCTATATCTCCGCCCCCTACATCTCGCAGGTCGCGGCCATCGCGGCTTTCGAGGCGACCGACGAGCTCGAGGTGATCAAGGCGGGTTATGCGCGCAACCGGGAAATCCTGCTGGAGGCCTTGCCGCGTATCGGCATCACCGACATGCACCCGGTCGACGGCGCATTCTACGTCTATGCCGATATCGCCCGCTTCACCAACGACTCGCTCGATTTCTGCAAGCGCATGCTCGATGAGGCGGGGATTGCGGCGACGCCGGGGCTCGATTTCGACCCGGCCGAGGGCGCGCATCACATGCGGCTCTCCTTCGCTGGCACGGAGGAGGATTGCCGTGAGGGAATGCGGCGGCTCGGGGCCTGGCTCGGCTGA
- a CDS encoding TsoY family (seleno)protein, whose product MSDAARPQASPYTPQYFLAALGAGGLAVSFFMYLLWMTPHDGSPIPHFASLSTDFATAGLALQGLMAVAIAGIAFFAIWHVRLMAWNLGRYTAWRRTPAFARFREGNMESQLMALPLALAMSVNVAFILGAVFVPGLWGVREALFPLALAAFAGIGILAFRIYLAFISRVLVEGGYECAKSNNLGQMIAVFAFAMIGVGFSASAAMSAVPATAAIGFVGASFFLATAIVLGAIKLVLGFRAMMEFRAGAETTPTLWIVIPLLTVIGIGIYRLKMSLAHQFGVPVSEGEIFALLSAFLGIQLLFGLIGWAVMQRVGYFGRWVNGPEKSPGAFALVCPGVALFVFGNFMINPGLVGIGVVAPFSLAYGALYLPLIGVQIATIWLFVKLTRKLIADHVGAGDRAALQGEGLATGQAA is encoded by the coding sequence ATGTCCGATGCCGCCCGGCCGCAGGCCTCTCCCTATACGCCGCAATATTTCCTCGCCGCGCTCGGCGCCGGCGGGCTCGCGGTGAGTTTCTTCATGTATCTTCTCTGGATGACGCCGCATGACGGCTCACCGATCCCGCATTTCGCCTCGCTGAGCACCGATTTCGCAACCGCCGGCCTCGCCCTGCAGGGGCTGATGGCCGTGGCGATTGCCGGAATCGCATTTTTTGCGATCTGGCATGTGCGCCTGATGGCCTGGAATCTCGGGCGCTACACGGCCTGGCGGCGTACGCCGGCTTTCGCCCGGTTCCGCGAGGGCAATATGGAGAGCCAGCTGATGGCCCTGCCACTGGCGCTCGCCATGAGTGTCAATGTTGCCTTCATTCTCGGCGCCGTTTTCGTGCCGGGTCTGTGGGGCGTGCGCGAGGCGCTGTTCCCGCTCGCGCTGGCCGCTTTCGCCGGAATCGGCATTCTCGCCTTCCGGATCTATCTCGCCTTCATTTCCCGCGTCCTCGTCGAGGGTGGCTATGAATGCGCCAAGAGCAACAATCTCGGCCAGATGATCGCCGTCTTCGCCTTCGCCATGATCGGTGTGGGCTTCTCCGCCTCCGCCGCGATGAGCGCCGTGCCGGCCACCGCCGCGATCGGCTTCGTCGGTGCCAGCTTCTTCCTCGCCACCGCCATCGTGCTCGGCGCGATCAAGCTGGTGCTGGGTTTTCGGGCAATGATGGAGTTTCGTGCCGGGGCCGAGACGACTCCCACCCTGTGGATCGTGATCCCGCTCCTCACGGTGATCGGTATCGGCATCTATCGTCTGAAGATGAGCCTTGCACATCAGTTCGGCGTGCCTGTCAGCGAAGGCGAGATCTTTGCCCTGCTTTCGGCCTTTCTGGGCATCCAGTTGCTCTTCGGCCTGATCGGCTGGGCCGTGATGCAGCGCGTCGGTTATTTCGGACGCTGGGTCAATGGCCCCGAGAAGTCACCCGGCGCCTTCGCCCTCGTCTGCCCCGGTGTCGCCCTGTTCGTCTTCGGCAACTTCATGATCAATCCCGGTCTCGTCGGGATCGGTGTCGTGGCGCCGTTCTCGCTGGCTTATGGCGCGCTTTATCTGCCCCTCATCGGCGTGCAGATCGCCACGATCTGGCTGTTCGTGAAGCTCACCCGCAAGCTGATCGCCGATCATGTCGGTGCGGGTGATCGCGCAGCGTTGCAGGGCGAGGGCCTCGCGACCGGGCAGGCCGCCTGA
- a CDS encoding tetratricopeptide repeat protein, producing the protein MASIFRRVTGRPARRLCTVALVALAAAGCFNRNPTTTGSIDPQATRQMSQSDLRAHAEALAERHARNPDDVQVTVAYASVLRRLDQRAQAVAVLQSASIRTPDNMELLGAYGRALAGVGRFEEADSVLARAHLPENPDWRILSAQGTVADQLGDQERARGYYEAALRIQPDEPSILSNYGLSLALANELPRAESKLRQAAEHPRADKRVRQNLALVLGLSGKFDEAEKVLARDLSRQEVAESLESIRAMMSERNSWAAIREADAGS; encoded by the coding sequence ATGGCGTCGATATTCCGCCGCGTGACGGGACGTCCCGCAAGGCGTCTGTGCACCGTCGCCCTGGTCGCACTGGCAGCTGCGGGCTGCTTCAACCGCAATCCGACCACGACGGGCTCGATCGATCCGCAGGCCACCAGGCAGATGAGCCAGAGCGATCTGCGCGCGCATGCCGAGGCATTGGCCGAACGCCATGCGCGCAATCCGGACGATGTGCAGGTCACGGTGGCCTATGCCAGCGTGCTGCGCCGGCTTGATCAGCGCGCCCAGGCCGTTGCGGTGCTGCAATCCGCCTCGATCCGAACCCCCGACAATATGGAACTGCTCGGCGCCTATGGCCGCGCCCTGGCTGGTGTCGGGCGCTTCGAGGAGGCGGATTCCGTCCTTGCGCGGGCGCATCTGCCCGAGAACCCCGATTGGCGCATCCTCTCCGCGCAGGGGACCGTCGCCGACCAGCTCGGTGACCAGGAACGCGCACGCGGCTACTATGAGGCCGCCTTGCGGATCCAGCCGGACGAGCCCTCGATCCTGTCGAATTACGGGCTGTCGCTGGCACTGGCGAATGAATTGCCGCGCGCCGAGAGCAAGCTGCGCCAGGCTGCCGAACATCCGCGCGCGGATAAGCGGGTGCGCCAGAACCTTGCACTCGTCCTCGGCCTGAGCGGCAAGTTCGACGAGGCGGAGAAAGTGCTCGCCCGGGATCTGTCACGTCAGGAAGTCGCCGAATCGCTCGAATCGATCCGCGCGATGATGAGCGAGCGCAACAGCTGGGCGGCGATCCGCGAAGCTGACGCCGGCAGCTGA
- a CDS encoding COG3904 family protein codes for MRQRPVDIYVLRGLLGLALGILAVVGFAIWRSEIRPPPSRVPPSPQFTLAISEDGRILHFSGTVDFGLTAALREAVAAHPQIRRIVLDSNGGYIAEARGVVTVLRAHRIATHVEGHCASACALIFAGGAQRTLDPDARLGLHGYAMRHDRHFGMIDPKAEMQRDLAIYRAQAISEDFVAKLAELPTSPMWYPDHAELEAAGVITPEAGPR; via the coding sequence ATGCGACAGCGCCCGGTCGATATCTATGTTCTGCGCGGTTTGCTGGGGCTGGCGCTCGGGATTCTTGCCGTGGTCGGCTTCGCGATCTGGAGATCCGAAATCCGCCCGCCCCCCTCACGCGTGCCACCATCGCCGCAATTCACATTGGCTATCAGCGAGGACGGGCGGATCCTGCACTTCTCCGGGACCGTCGATTTCGGCCTCACCGCCGCCTTGCGCGAGGCGGTCGCGGCTCATCCGCAGATCAGGCGCATCGTCCTCGACAGCAATGGCGGCTACATTGCCGAGGCGCGCGGCGTGGTCACGGTCTTGCGCGCACATCGCATCGCCACCCATGTCGAGGGCCATTGTGCCTCGGCCTGCGCCCTGATCTTCGCCGGCGGCGCGCAGCGGACGCTGGACCCGGATGCGCGGCTGGGACTGCACGGCTACGCGATGCGCCATGATCGCCATTTCGGCATGATCGACCCGAAAGCGGAAATGCAGCGCGATCTCGCCATTTACCGCGCGCAGGCGATCTCCGAGGATTTCGTCGCGAAACTGGCCGAGCTGCCGACATCACCCATGTGGTATCCCGACCACGCGGAACTCGAAGCGGCGGGCGTGATCACGCCCGAGGCCGGGCCACGCTGA
- a CDS encoding universal stress protein: MYKQILVPVDLTHVDRLGKALQTAADLSRHYDAPVCYVGVTPETPSPVAHNPKEFAQKLEAFGNQQASEHGITATTRSYSSTDPAIDINKTLKKAVEESGADLVVMASHVPNVTDYIWPSHGGWVAEHSSASVFVVR; this comes from the coding sequence ATGTACAAACAGATACTCGTCCCTGTCGATCTGACGCATGTTGATCGATTGGGAAAAGCGCTGCAGACGGCGGCAGACCTGTCGCGCCATTATGATGCGCCGGTCTGCTATGTCGGCGTCACACCGGAAACCCCGTCACCGGTCGCGCACAATCCGAAGGAATTCGCCCAGAAGCTGGAAGCCTTCGGCAACCAGCAGGCGAGCGAGCACGGGATCACCGCCACGACGCGCTCCTACAGTTCGACCGATCCGGCCATCGATATCAACAAGACCCTGAAGAAGGCTGTCGAGGAATCCGGTGCGGATCTCGTCGTCATGGCCAGCCACGTACCCAACGTGACCGATTACATCTGGCCCTCGCATGGCGGCTGGGTGGCCGAGCATTCCAGCGCCTCGGTCTTCGTGGTGCGCTGA
- the rlmN gene encoding 23S rRNA (adenine(2503)-C(2))-methyltransferase RlmN yields the protein MATVLDIANRKVTSPVQQPAIEKTAQVPMAPGAQPTQPSLVGLTREELAERLQAIGVSARESRMRVAQLWHWIYFRGIDDFSQMTNVGKALRENLAAHYTLSRPEVISEQVSQDGTRKWLMRMPSTGPFDKGAEIECVYIPETDRGTLCVSSQVGCTLTCTFCHTGTQKLVRNLTSAEIAAQLVVARDRLGDWPDREPPEGAFVPKEGGRYVTNVVYMGMGEPLYNTDNVIASIRILSDNEGLGLSRRRITVSTSGVVPQIGRLGEEANTMLAISLHAVRDDLRNTLVPINKKYPIDALLQACRDYPGLSNARRITFEYVMLKGVNDSNADARELVRLLKGIPAKINLIPFNPWPGSQYDCSDWERIEEFSEIVYRAGYASPVRTPRGRDILAACGQLKSETEKLRARTRMMLEAGIGAEGVYALGRDAD from the coding sequence ATGGCGACGGTGCTCGACATCGCCAATCGCAAGGTCACATCCCCGGTGCAGCAGCCGGCGATCGAGAAGACCGCGCAGGTCCCCATGGCGCCCGGCGCCCAGCCGACGCAGCCCTCGCTGGTCGGCCTCACCCGCGAGGAGCTGGCCGAGCGGCTGCAGGCGATCGGAGTGAGCGCGCGCGAGAGCCGCATGCGCGTCGCGCAGCTCTGGCACTGGATCTATTTCCGCGGGATCGACGATTTTTCCCAGATGACCAATGTCGGCAAGGCCCTGCGCGAGAATCTCGCCGCGCATTACACCCTGTCGCGCCCGGAGGTGATCTCCGAGCAGGTCTCGCAGGACGGCACCCGCAAATGGCTGATGCGCATGCCCTCCACCGGCCCCTTCGACAAGGGCGCGGAGATCGAGTGCGTCTACATCCCCGAAACCGATCGCGGCACGCTCTGCGTCTCCAGCCAGGTCGGCTGCACCCTGACCTGTACCTTCTGCCATACCGGCACGCAGAAACTCGTGCGCAATCTCACCTCCGCCGAGATCGCCGCCCAGCTTGTCGTCGCCCGGGATCGTCTCGGCGACTGGCCGGATCGCGAACCGCCGGAGGGCGCCTTCGTGCCGAAGGAGGGCGGGCGTTACGTCACCAATGTCGTCTATATGGGGATGGGCGAGCCGCTCTATAACACCGACAACGTCATCGCCTCGATCAGGATCCTGAGCGACAATGAGGGTCTCGGCCTGTCGCGCCGGCGCATCACCGTCTCGACTTCGGGCGTCGTGCCGCAGATCGGGCGGCTCGGCGAGGAAGCCAACACGATGCTCGCGATCTCGCTGCACGCCGTGCGCGATGATCTGCGCAACACGCTGGTGCCGATCAATAAAAAGTATCCGATCGACGCCCTGCTGCAGGCCTGCCGGGATTATCCCGGCCTCTCCAATGCAAGGCGCATCACCTTCGAATACGTGATGCTCAAGGGCGTCAACGATTCCAATGCCGATGCGCGCGAGCTGGTGCGCCTGCTCAAGGGCATACCGGCCAAGATCAACCTGATCCCGTTCAACCCCTGGCCGGGCTCGCAATATGACTGCTCGGACTGGGAGCGTATCGAGGAATTCTCCGAGATCGTCTACCGGGCCGGCTATGCCTCGCCGGTGCGCACTCCGCGCGGGCGCGACATCCTCGCCGCCTGCGGCCAGCTCAAGAGCGAGACGGAGAAGCTGCGGGCCCGCACCCGGATGATGCTCGAAGCGGGGATCGGCGCAGAGGGGGTCTACGCGCTCGGGCGCGATGCGGACTGA
- a CDS encoding GNAT family N-acetyltransferase, whose protein sequence is MNLLLREAQASDLPAIIGLHAADRTGGHGDCWSEATRPAYEAAFARIAASTDCTLFVAMRRDTLLGSFQLTLIPTITGRGGLRAKVESVQVAQAARGQGIGAAMMAHAESVARDAGAAFIELASNKARTDAHRFYARLGYDQSHLGFKKRL, encoded by the coding sequence ATGAACCTCCTTTTGCGGGAAGCGCAGGCATCGGATCTGCCGGCGATCATTGGCCTGCATGCCGCAGACCGGACCGGCGGGCACGGCGATTGCTGGAGCGAGGCCACGCGCCCCGCCTATGAGGCGGCTTTTGCGCGGATTGCCGCGTCCACGGATTGTACGCTCTTCGTCGCCATGAGACGCGATACGCTTTTGGGCAGTTTCCAGCTGACCCTGATCCCTACCATTACCGGCCGCGGCGGGCTGCGCGCCAAGGTCGAGAGCGTCCAGGTGGCTCAGGCGGCGCGCGGACAGGGAATCGGCGCGGCCATGATGGCCCATGCCGAATCTGTTGCGCGCGATGCCGGTGCGGCTTTCATCGAACTCGCCTCCAACAAGGCCCGCACTGACGCCCATCGCTTCTATGCGCGGCTCGGCTACGACCAGAGCCATCTCGGCTTCAAGAAGAGGCTTTAG
- the proB gene encoding glutamate 5-kinase, translated as MTPSLDQFRRVVIKVGSALLVDHARGRLNAAWLASLAEDIADLHARGNEVLVVSSGAIALGRTVLDLPAGALRLEESQAAAAAGQIALARVWAEMLGHHDVRAGQILVTFADTEERRRYLNARATIAKLLELRAVPVVNENDTVATNEIRYGDNDRLAARVAAMIGADLLVLFSDVDGLYSAPPARNPQAQHLPVIARVTPEIEAMAGGAASELSRGGMRTKIEAAKIATQAGAHMIIADGRVKNPLARIAGGARCSWFLTAATPTSARKAWIGGSLESRGTLHVDEGAAQALRKGASLLPVGVTRVEGAFARGDAVRICDPQGRLLGRGLVAFDHGDAARVAGRRSTEIADLLGYSGRDTMIHRDDLALDAND; from the coding sequence ATGACCCCTTCCCTCGACCAGTTTCGCCGCGTTGTCATCAAGGTGGGTTCGGCCCTGCTGGTCGACCACGCGCGCGGGCGCCTGAATGCGGCCTGGCTGGCATCGCTGGCGGAGGATATCGCCGATCTGCATGCGCGCGGCAACGAGGTTCTCGTCGTCTCCTCCGGCGCCATTGCGCTCGGGCGCACCGTTCTCGACCTTCCCGCCGGCGCCCTGCGGCTGGAGGAGAGCCAGGCGGCTGCGGCGGCGGGGCAGATCGCGCTGGCGCGCGTCTGGGCCGAGATGCTCGGTCATCACGACGTGCGGGCAGGGCAGATTCTCGTCACCTTTGCCGATACGGAGGAGCGCCGGCGTTATCTGAACGCGCGGGCGACCATCGCGAAACTTCTGGAACTGCGCGCCGTCCCCGTCGTCAACGAGAACGATACGGTGGCCACCAACGAAATCCGCTACGGCGACAATGACCGCCTCGCCGCCCGCGTCGCGGCGATGATCGGCGCGGATCTGCTGGTGCTCTTTTCCGATGTCGACGGGCTCTACAGCGCGCCGCCGGCGCGCAACCCGCAGGCGCAGCACCTGCCGGTGATCGCGCGGGTCACGCCCGAGATCGAGGCGATGGCCGGCGGCGCCGCATCAGAGCTCTCGCGCGGCGGCATGCGTACCAAGATCGAAGCCGCCAAGATCGCCACCCAGGCCGGCGCGCACATGATCATCGCCGACGGGCGTGTGAAGAATCCGCTCGCCCGCATTGCCGGGGGCGCGCGCTGCTCCTGGTTCCTGACCGCCGCCACGCCGACATCGGCGCGCAAGGCCTGGATCGGCGGCAGCCTCGAATCACGCGGTACGCTGCATGTCGATGAAGGCGCGGCGCAGGCCCTGCGCAAGGGCGCGAGCCTGCTCCCGGTCGGCGTGACCCGTGTCGAGGGCGCATTTGCGCGCGGCGACGCCGTCAGGATCTGCGATCCGCAAGGGCGCCTGCTCGGGCGTGGTCTGGTCGCCTTCGATCACGGCGATGCCGCGCGCGTGGCCGGTCGGCGCAGCACCGAGATCGCCGATCTGCTCGGCTATAGCGGGCGCGATACCATGATTCATCGCGACGATCTGGCTCTCGACGCGAACGATTGA
- a CDS encoding BrnT family toxin: protein MTKIAFDASKRLTTLVERGLDMADAAEVFEGDHLTVEDDRFEYGESRYITVGFLAGWMVVLVWTPRGEACRIISMRKANDREQKAYAPRFR, encoded by the coding sequence ATGACGAAGATTGCCTTCGATGCATCCAAGCGGCTAACCACGCTCGTGGAACGTGGTCTCGATATGGCCGACGCTGCCGAGGTGTTTGAAGGCGATCACCTGACAGTGGAGGATGATCGTTTCGAGTATGGCGAGTCGCGTTACATCACTGTCGGGTTTCTGGCAGGCTGGATGGTCGTTCTCGTCTGGACGCCACGCGGCGAGGCATGCCGGATCATCAGCATGAGGAAGGCCAATGACCGAGAACAGAAAGCCTATGCCCCCCGATTTCGATGA
- a CDS encoding BrnA antitoxin family protein, whose translation MTENRKPMPPDFDDGAPDLSAPEWQEKFAKAKVQRGRPKAARTKVSTTIRLSPEVLEHFRAGGPGWQSRIDETLRKAVRLDRR comes from the coding sequence ATGACCGAGAACAGAAAGCCTATGCCCCCCGATTTCGATGACGGCGCACCGGACCTGTCGGCACCCGAATGGCAGGAGAAGTTCGCGAAGGCAAAGGTGCAGCGGGGCCGACCGAAAGCCGCCAGGACCAAGGTGAGCACGACGATCCGGCTCAGTCCGGAAGTGCTCGAACATTTCCGGGCCGGTGGCCCCGGCTGGCAGAGCCGCATCGACGAGACGCTGCGCAAAGCCGTCCGCCTCGACCGTCGCTGA
- a CDS encoding primosomal protein N' — protein MSFATTGTTPIGVAAAAAPARRVADVIIPLALDTAYSYAVPAGMELLPGAQVRVPFGPRREAIGVVWGLRAGDPGNLKQVIEPAGGPVFSDNLRSFLDWVARWTLAPRGSVLAMALKRPDEERGEVIRVGIRLAGPPPKRMTPARSRVIAAAEGGLLHGKSDLARAAGVSAGVIDGLVDEGTLETCVMPPENLFPPPDPDHAVTQLGPAQEAAARNLREAVAAHDAGAFLLEGVTGSGKTEVYFEAVAETLRAGRQSLILVPEIALTAQFLDRFAQRFGVRPAVWHSGVTGRKREKLYAGLASGEVRVVAGARSALFLPYADLGLIVVDEEHEAAYKQEDGVHYHARDMAVVRGRIDGCPVVLASATPTIETRVNAAQERYRHLILPERYGGRTLPAITAVDLRGAKAGGKSDDKPEGDGWISPPLAAAIEETMARGEQALIFLNRRGYAPLTLCRACGHRYECPNCSAWLVDHRFRRALVCHHCGHVARRPSACEACGTVDALAACGPGVERIAEEVATRFPGKRAITLSSDFPGGTERMRRELADIAAGKCDIVIGTQLVAKGHNFPGMTLVGVIDADIGLSSGDPRAAERTFQLLQQVTGRAGRGEKAGRALVQTYQPEHPVIAALISGDAERFYAQETENRRLAGLPPFGRLASLIISSRHREQAEAHARALARAAHAMDLRDPRLTLLGPAEAPIILIRGRYRYRLLLKSAREFDLQSFIRDWLAGAPKPRGDIRVQVDIDPQSFF, from the coding sequence ATGAGCTTTGCGACAACCGGAACGACACCGATCGGCGTCGCCGCAGCGGCGGCGCCGGCGCGGCGTGTGGCGGACGTGATCATCCCGCTCGCCCTCGATACCGCCTACAGCTACGCCGTGCCCGCCGGCATGGAACTCTTGCCCGGCGCGCAGGTGCGCGTGCCGTTCGGGCCGCGTCGCGAGGCGATCGGCGTGGTCTGGGGCCTGCGCGCGGGCGATCCGGGTAATCTCAAACAAGTGATCGAACCCGCCGGCGGGCCGGTCTTTTCCGACAATCTGCGCAGCTTCCTCGACTGGGTGGCGCGCTGGACACTTGCCCCGCGCGGCTCGGTCCTCGCCATGGCGCTCAAGCGTCCGGACGAGGAACGCGGTGAGGTGATTCGCGTCGGCATACGCCTGGCCGGCCCGCCGCCGAAACGGATGACGCCGGCGCGCAGCCGCGTCATCGCCGCCGCCGAGGGCGGGCTTTTGCATGGCAAGAGCGATCTCGCCCGCGCCGCCGGCGTCAGCGCCGGGGTGATCGACGGTCTCGTCGATGAGGGCACCCTCGAAACCTGCGTGATGCCGCCGGAAAACCTGTTTCCGCCGCCTGATCCTGATCACGCGGTGACGCAGCTCGGCCCGGCCCAGGAAGCAGCGGCCCGGAATCTGCGCGAGGCCGTGGCGGCGCATGATGCCGGTGCCTTCCTGCTCGAAGGCGTCACCGGCTCCGGAAAGACCGAGGTCTATTTCGAAGCGGTGGCCGAGACGCTGCGCGCAGGCCGGCAGAGCCTGATCCTGGTGCCGGAAATCGCGCTCACCGCGCAATTCCTCGATCGTTTCGCCCAGCGCTTCGGGGTGCGCCCCGCCGTATGGCATTCCGGCGTGACCGGGCGAAAACGCGAAAAGCTCTATGCCGGGCTCGCCTCGGGGGAGGTGCGCGTCGTCGCCGGCGCCCGCTCGGCCCTGTTCCTGCCCTATGCCGATCTCGGTCTGATCGTCGTCGATGAAGAGCACGAAGCCGCCTATAAACAGGAAGACGGGGTGCATTATCACGCCCGCGACATGGCGGTGGTGCGCGGGCGCATCGATGGCTGCCCCGTCGTGCTCGCGTCGGCCACGCCCACGATCGAGACCCGCGTCAATGCCGCGCAGGAACGCTACCGCCATCTCATCCTGCCAGAGCGCTATGGCGGGCGCACGCTTCCCGCGATCACGGCTGTCGATCTGCGCGGGGCGAAGGCCGGCGGCAAAAGCGACGACAAGCCCGAGGGCGATGGCTGGATCTCGCCGCCGCTCGCCGCCGCGATCGAGGAGACCATGGCGCGCGGCGAGCAGGCGCTGATCTTCCTCAACCGGCGCGGCTATGCCCCGCTGACCCTGTGCCGCGCCTGCGGACACCGCTATGAATGCCCCAATTGCTCGGCCTGGCTCGTCGATCACCGCTTCCGCCGCGCCCTCGTCTGTCACCATTGCGGCCATGTCGCGCGCCGGCCCAGCGCCTGCGAGGCCTGCGGCACGGTGGATGCGCTGGCCGCCTGCGGGCCGGGTGTGGAGCGCATCGCGGAAGAGGTCGCGACGCGTTTTCCCGGCAAGCGCGCCATCACCCTGTCGAGCGATTTCCCGGGCGGCACGGAGCGCATGCGCCGCGAGCTCGCCGATATCGCTGCGGGCAAATGCGACATCGTCATCGGCACCCAGCTTGTGGCCAAGGGGCACAACTTCCCCGGCATGACGCTGGTCGGCGTGATCGATGCCGATATCGGGCTCTCGTCGGGGGATCCGCGCGCGGCGGAGCGCACCTTCCAGCTGCTGCAGCAGGTCACCGGGCGCGCCGGGCGCGGCGAGAAGGCCGGGCGGGCGCTGGTGCAGACCTATCAGCCCGAGCATCCGGTGATCGCGGCGCTGATCTCCGGCGATGCCGAGCGCTTCTACGCGCAGGAGACCGAGAACCGCCGCCTCGCCGGGCTGCCGCCCTTCGGGCGCCTCGCCTCGCTGATCATCTCCTCACGCCACCGCGAGCAAGCCGAGGCGCATGCCCGTGCGCTTGCCCGCGCGGCCCATGCCATGGATCTGCGCGATCCCCGCCTCACCCTGCTCGGCCCGGCGGAGGCGCCGATCATCCTGATCCGGGGGCGCTATCGCTACCGGCTGCTCCTCAAGAGCGCCCGCGAATTCGATCTCCAGAGCTTCATCCGCGACTGGCTCGCGGGCGCGCCCAAACCCCGCGGCGATATCCGCGTGCAGGTGGATATCGACCCGCAGAGCTTTTTCTAA